From one Syntrophales bacterium genomic stretch:
- a CDS encoding LysE family translocator, which yields MPTTLFAIFGSSFVIALSGALMPGPLLTATISESSRRGFVAGPLMIAGHAVLELGLVIALLLGLAPFIKLPSVFATTALVGSVILFWMAFGMFRSLPSLSLSWEKTRDRGRHPMVTGIAMSVANPYWFIWWATIGLGYILYSWQFGFWGVAFFFSGHILADLAWYSTVSAAVAGGRRFLTDRLYRGLIGVCATLLIVFSAYFFYSGLETLRSII from the coding sequence ATGCCGACCACTCTTTTCGCCATTTTCGGGTCGTCCTTTGTGATCGCCCTTTCCGGTGCCCTGATGCCCGGGCCGTTGCTGACCGCCACGATCAGCGAGAGTTCACGGCGGGGGTTCGTGGCGGGGCCGTTGATGATTGCCGGTCATGCCGTTCTGGAACTGGGGCTTGTCATCGCCCTCCTGCTCGGATTGGCGCCATTTATTAAGCTGCCGTCGGTGTTCGCGACTACGGCCCTGGTGGGATCGGTCATTCTCTTCTGGATGGCTTTCGGAATGTTCCGCTCCCTGCCCTCTCTGAGCCTGTCATGGGAAAAAACCCGCGACCGGGGGCGTCATCCGATGGTAACCGGCATAGCCATGAGCGTAGCCAACCCCTACTGGTTCATCTGGTGGGCGACGATCGGCCTCGGGTACATACTGTACTCTTGGCAGTTCGGTTTCTGGGGGGTCGCTTTCTTTTTCTCCGGTCACATCCTGGCGGACCTGGCATGGTATTCCACCGTTTCCGCCGCCGTGGCGGGTGGAAGGCGCTTCCTCACCGACCGCCTTTACCGGGGCCTTATTGGAGTGTGCGCCACGCTCCTGATTGTATTTTCAGCGTATTTTTTCTATTCAGGTCTGGAAACGCTCAGATCGATC